Part of the Sporosarcina sp. FSL K6-2383 genome is shown below.
CGAAGTTGTTTATTCATCGAGGGATGAAGAATTGGACAAGCTGATTCAATCGTTCGGGAATGAACTGAGTTTATATAAACAAAGTAATCCGCTTGGCGATGCTTTGTTCGTGAAGGCGAAGGATCCCCAGCAAACTGCCGCCGTCGCTAAGAAAATTAGTACATATGACTACATATCTGATGTTGAGTATGGAGAAGGAAAAGTTGAAAAGTTGTTTAGTATTTTGAACGCGAGTCGTAATGTTGGGCTTGTGCTCATCTTGGCGTTGCTGTTCACAGCGATGTTCCTCATTTCGAATACGATTCGCATTACAATCGTTGCAAGAGGAAGAGAAATTGAAATTATGAAACTGGTGGGAGCGACGAATAATTTTGTTCGTGTACCATTTTTAATGGAAGGGGTTTGGCTCGGTATTTTAGGGGCAATCGTACCGATGCTCATCATTTCTATCTCCTATTTTAATCTATATGAATATTGGGAGCCGAGATTACAAGGAGAACTGTTCCAATTGTTGAATACGACACCGTTTATTTTCCAATTGAATGGTTTGATTTTATTCATGGGAATTTTTATCGGTATATGG
Proteins encoded:
- the ftsX gene encoding permease-like cell division protein FtsX; translation: MKARTLGRHLRESLKSLRRNSWMTFASVSAVTVTLLLVGVFIVIMMNLNQLAESIENDVEIKVVADPAANEAAVKELQKKITETEGVFEVVYSSRDEELDKLIQSFGNELSLYKQSNPLGDALFVKAKDPQQTAAVAKKISTYDYISDVEYGEGKVEKLFSILNASRNVGLVLILALLFTAMFLISNTIRITIVARGREIEIMKLVGATNNFVRVPFLMEGVWLGILGAIVPMLIISISYFNLYEYWEPRLQGELFQLLNTTPFIFQLNGLILFMGIFIGIWGSFMSVRKFLKV